From Macaca fascicularis isolate 582-1 chromosome 14, T2T-MFA8v1.1, a single genomic window includes:
- the LOC141408423 gene encoding LOW QUALITY PROTEIN: uncharacterized protein (The sequence of the model RefSeq protein was modified relative to this genomic sequence to represent the inferred CDS: inserted 3 bases in 2 codons), protein MSSHITQDFLPEQGIQDAFPKSIWRGCGNCGLDNFHWRKDWGNVDECKLQKEDYNRLKQCSSTTHSKIFRCNKCVKXFNNSSNLNRYNIIHAGQKPFKCKECGKSFQMFSFLTEHQKFTLEKNSTKCKECGKTFNQCSHFTERENICTREKPYKCQECDKVFKTCSVLPKNRIYTAGEHYKCEEFGKAFKQLSHLTGHKEHGAVEKFHKCEECDNVFLSCSRLSNHQMILAGEKLSKCEKLHKXPSLSKHQRNEIGGKPFKCDECDSIFEWCSDLTKHKRIHTGEKPYKCEECGKAYMQSSHLSEHRRIHTREKPYQCEECGKVFRTCSSLSNHKRTHSEEKSYTCEECGNIFKQLSDLTKHKKTHTGEKPYKCDKCGKNFTQSSNLIVHKRIHTGEKPDKCEECGQVFMWFSDIAKHKKTHTGEKPYKCEECGKNFTQSSNLIVHKRIHTGEKPYKCEECGKAFTQFSHLTVHESIHT, encoded by the exons atGTCTTCTCATATCACCCAAGACTTTTTGCCAGAGCAGGGCATACAAGATGCGTTCCCAAAATCAatatggagaggatgtggaaattGTGGCCTTGACAATTTCCACTGGAGGAAAGACTGGGGAAATGTAGATGAGTGTAAATTGCAGAAAGAAGATTACAATAGACTTAAGCAATGTTCATCAACTACCCATAGCAAAATCTTTCGATGTAataaatgtgtta tatttaacaattctTCAAATTTAAATAGATATAATATAATTCATGCTGGACAGAAGCCTTTCAAATGCAAAGAATGTGGTAAATCCTTTCAAATGTTCTCATTCTTAactgaacatcagaaattcacactggaaaaaaattccacaaaatgtaaagaatgtggcaaaacctttAACCAATGCTCACACTTTACTGAACGTGAGAACATTTGCACtagagagaaaccttacaaatgtcaAGAATGTGACAAGGTTTTTAAAACTTGCTCAGTCCTTCCTAAAAACAGAATTTACACCGCAGGGGAAcattacaaatgtgaagaatttgGCAAAGCCTTTAAACAGCTGTCCCACCTTACTGGTCATAAGGAACACGGTGCTGTGGAAAAATTTCACAAATGTGAAGAGTGCGACAAcgtctttctctcttgctcaaGGCTTTCTAATCATCAGATGATTCTTGCTGGAGAGAAGCTCTCCAAATGTGAAAAATTGCACAA TCCAAGTCTTTCCAAACATCAGAGAAATGAGATTGGAGGGAAACCTTTCAAATGTGACGAATGTGACAGCATCTTCGAATGGTGCTCAgaccttactaaacataagaggattcacactggtgagaaaccctacaaatgtgaagaatgtgggaaagcctatATGCAGTCCTCACACCTCAGTGAACACAGGAGGATTCACACCAGAGAGAAACCCTACCAGTGTGAAGAATGTGGGAAAGTCTTCAGAACTTGCTCAAGCCTTTCTAATCACAAGAGAACTCATTCTGAAGAAAAATCCTACAcgtgtgaagaatgtggcaac ATCTTTAAGCAGTTATCAGACCTCACTAAGCATAAGAAAacccacactggagagaaaccctacaagtgtGACAAATGTGGAAAGAACTTTACCCAGTCCTCAAACCTTATTgtacataagagaattcatactggagagaaacccgataaatgtgaagaatgtggccaAGTCTTTATGTGGTTCTCAGATATTGCCAAACATAAGAAAAcccatactggagagaaaccctacaaatgtgaagaatgtggaaagAACTTTACCCAGTCCTCAAACCTTATTgtacataagagaattcatactggagagaaaccctacaagtgtGAAGAGTGTGGCAAAGCCTTCACCCAGTTCTCACACCTGACTGTACATGAAAGCATTCatacttga